The genomic region ATCAAAATCTCATCAGAAGTTTCTCAGATGCACAAATATGTCACATGTCCCAGTctgtacttcctgtttcttcCCAACTCTTCCACTAGAGAGTTGAGCTGGCTGTGCCAAAGCATCACTGTTTATAGCCAGAGGATCTGCATTTCCTACAACCCAgcactcctctccctccatgCTGCGTGTTTATTGGTCAAAGCAGAATGAATCACAGAATGGTCACATAGAGGTGTCATGTGATTGGTTGAGATGATACTCCACAGAGAGCGAACTGTTGTCCAAGATGACAGTATcgtcatttttctttttttctttttttttttttttagtttgaacATGATGCATTGTAGTTCCACTGTTCAGACCTCCCATCTCCAGCTGTCCAGATACTGTCCTCTACACCCGCAGGTGGAGAGTCAGGGGTGTGAGAAGCAGGATGGAGTGGAGAACCTGTTTTTGTCCttacagtgagagacagagagagagagaaagagagaaagagagagagtccatccatccattcatgcTCCTTCCCCCGGACTCCCGTCACACCAAAACCTGGGGCTGCTGCAAAGCTGATTGGTgagcaagaggagagaggaggggcaGGTTCAACTGATCAGGGACCAGTGGCAATCAGTCTAtgtattgatcagtgatcaggAGCAGTGAGTGGGTCCAGCCCCTCCTCTCCCCTACACCTACcccagtcccccccccccaacgaACCCCATTTCAGCCCATATTAGAGCAGCAGGACCTGTAGACAGAGGTGGCCCCCCCTGGCCCTCCACTGTCAGAGGATGATGCAGCAGCGGCACAGACGCTGGCCACCTCCATGTACAGAGGGAGGGGGTGTCACTGGGGCAAAGTAAGGCGTGGACTTTGATCTCTGGAAGGTGGGCCTGTGTGCAGAAGATATGTGTTAATATAAGagcataaaaaggaaaaacaaatacaggaaAAGGCCCACATGTGTACATCTGTTCAGAATTTTCTTCTGCCTCCAGTTAATCATTCTATTTTTCCATAAAGGGATAGTTCAACTATGCTCATTCACTCTCACGCTAAAAGttaagatgagaagattgataccattctTATACAAGTTTGCTAAATATAGGGCTACAACCAGCAGCAAGTCAgtttagcttaacataaaggctggaaacaggaggagacagctaGCACTGACTCTATTTGATGGTAAAAACCTATGACTACCAGCAAATCTAAAGCTCAACAAGTAATATAGGCACTGGTAGGTGGACTTTGTTACCACTGGACAGagcaagctaagctaaccagctgctaactgtagctacatatttacagacacagagatgcaTCAATTGTCTCCTCCAACTCTCAACAACCGAGTGATTAAGCACATTTCAAGCTGACTGGTTAATATGTTATATCTTGATtctttaaacacaacacaacctgtcctttttattatttgatttctATACAGATCAAACAAATATTAGTGAGCTCTGCTGGATTTTGTTATCTTCAGACAGAACCCCcacttccagtctttatgttaagctaagctaacggaCAAACGAGCCTGCAGTCcccatcttttcatctaaatttcagcaagaaagcaaaaaggTGTATTACCCACAATGTCAAACCATTACCTGTAACATAAGTATAAACTACATAATTTCCAGATAACTAAACACAGAGGAGATTTCCAGGGCTCCAGTCATCCAAAAACAGCCTtagtttctctgtgatttccacTGACCCGGATGCGTTTGATGCCAGCCCTGGTGACTTGCTGACAGTCGTAGAGCTCGATACGCTCCAGACGATGGCAGCTCTTCAGGTGCTCCAGGGTAACGTCAGTGATGAGGGGGCAGTTGTCCAGCTCCACCACAGTGAGGCGCTCTTGGCCACaggtgctgctgctcagagctCTGATGCCATCATCTGTGATCAGCTCGCAGTGGGACAGGGACTGTCCCGGGACGCAGCAGACAGGgatggagacacacacagacagatggattaAAGCTCCATAAGTATGCGAGACAGGCTGAGGAAGAACCTGGCACAAAATCGCAACTGCAGGTGTAAATGTTTACCAGTGCTTGCAGACGAGGGCAGTGGATAGACAGCTGAACCAGGGTGTTATCTGTCACCTGAGGAGAGGACAGGCTTGATTAAAGTACTGTTCTCACATGTCTAGAGACAGCTGAGAGGCTCAGTTCTCAAACATTGGAGGCAAGTGTCCATGCCTGGTTCTGAATCccacaaaaacttttttctcctgtgtcacttcttctctgtctctgctttctgtCAGAGGTGATTTAAACTCTGAGGTCAATGGACTGCTCACTCTCCCTCTTGGCAGGAAACATAACCTGCCGTGCACACAATcacatctgtctttttcatACAATCTAATCTCAACCCAAACAGATAAAAGCCAAAAATGATTCCAGAttcaacataaataaataccatGAGCATGATGGTGGGAGTAAATAAGGAAACCACAAATTCTCTTACCAAAATACATTCTTCCTAAGTCCATTTTTTCAAGCTCATGACAATTCTGTGAAGATAAGCAGACGGTTTTAGCTTTTGTGAGAAAAACGTTTCATTCAACTCAGAGATAATCAAGGTGGAACGGACGGTTGACCAAACAAAATGAGCAAGAGCAAAGAGAGCAAAATGAAACTCACCCTGGCCAGCACAGTGAACCCAGCGTCTGTTACATGGGAGCATCGTGCAGCTTCAAGAATCCTGAAATCACACAGATACATGAAAGACTTGTGAAGACCGCCTGGAGAGGTGCGCAGGTGGAAACACTGTAGGATTATTGTGACTCATTGTGTATTTAATAAtgtttacaacaacaataaatcatcAGCCAGACTAAGGAGAGGGTACACAGTGGGCTGTACTGGGTGGTCACAGACTCTTCCGTAAGTCAAAGAACTGATCCTGAGGTCCATAATGCAGAGCTTCTTACATCACAATTAACATAGATCCTGTTATTTTCTTGCAGCTAAATGTACCTGCAGAACAACAAATGCATACAGTGATTCTAGTAAATTTTTGGAGACCATAGCAGTCACACAGTCTGAGAAGGATATTCTGTGGATCCTGACGTAAGCTGTTGATCTCCTTGAGAAGGATGGTGGATCTTtgtgcatatatatatgtgtgtgtgtgtgtgtgtgtgtgtgtgtgtgtttttctcacttGAGTCGGGGACAGTTGAGTCCCAGTGCAGTGAGGGAGGCATCCGTGATGTTGCTGCAGCCAGACACGCAGAGGATCTGTAGCTTGTGGCATCCTCGGCACAGACTGACCAGCCCTTCATCTGTTATTTGCTGGAGGCGACAGAAGGcgacaacaaaaaaaaaaaaaaacaaattaagaaaacacagaggcataAAGACACATCCCTCAGGCATTATTACcagtctctccctcctctccaccccATAACCAAATGTTTTGTCTTACTGTGCAAGACTGCATATTGATGGTGGTGAGTTCTGGGCAGTGTTTCTGAAGGTGTTTCAATGCTCCATCTTCCagctggaataaaataaaaaatacaaaatattgcCAATCAAGACACAGATCAATGATATATGTATGTGACTGCATTGATATATAACCAACAATCAGTGGCTTGAATTTATCCCCAGTAAACAGAGATCCCTATTTTGCCAGTTAGTTGAACCAATAGTGGTATTCACGTGTTGATGATTTATGGGGGTttcatgcctttttttttttcaagacaaGACAAATAGACTAGCCTTTGGTGGGAAAACGACTGAGCACACAGcatgaagaaaaatgttctACTGCTGGTTCTacagaggcagcagaaaaagaaaatgccagCCCGACATAAACCACtgcatcaaaagaaaaaaaaaacacaactaatgacattaaaatacaaGTAAAAAGCACAAATACCATGGGATGGAAAATTTACTGTTCCATGAAGCCATTTCTCTTCAGTGAGGCCTGCTGTGAGTGTTCAGTAGTGGACGAGTATGCatgactgtatttttatttctgactATCTGAGAATTTATagatatttctgtgtttctaccattttgttttaaaattgcCTCAGTGGATACATATTATGAGCTATTATAAACATCTGATACACCTTGTTTACAGTAAACTGTGGTCAACAGTGTCCTCAGCAGCAGGAACACCAACAAGATCTCAATGACTgcgaagaagaaaaaaacagatactgATACAGATACCTTCTACTTCTGGTGTTTTATAGTGAAACTTTAATTATGGTCTGttacaatatttattttctcaagttttaaaaatattatgcTATTTGGGCTACATACAGAGAAAAGTGCAAAGTGTGTAGAGTGAGTTTTTGCtttgtaaaatgtaatgaaGACAGACTCAGAATAGCTTTATTGTATGAGATGCCTCCAACTCGAGCACTTAACAtttcttgcatgtgtgtgtaatactGTACCCTACCTGTGTGCAGCCTCTGAGGAACAGTGCTCGTAAACCGATGCAGCCTCTAGCCAGAGCCTCAATGCCGTCCCGTGTGATCTGGTCACACCACGACAAGTTCAACATCTCCAGCATTCTGCAGCCATCACTGAACGCAGACACCCACACATTTCACAGCACACGTACAGACAAGGATACAAGACATGTGAACTGGTCTGACACGTACAATTTCAACACAGAACAGTGTGCGCATtgttaagagtgtgtgtgtgtgtgtgtgtgtgtgtgtgtgtgtgtaagagtgagATACAGAGAGTGTAAATATGAGGTTATGTGTGACCGTACAGTATGTTCTCAGGATGTAACAGGTGAGGGCTTTATCGGGAACTGACAactgtttccatttcattttgctGATAGGGGTTTTGTTATGTCAGTGTGCGGGTACTACCTGAGAGCCTTGAGGGAGTGGTTGCTGATGGACACACAGGAGGTGAGATCTAGGTGCTTGAGTTTGGAGCAAAACTTGCTGAGGCTGAGGCAGGTGCTGTCTGTGATCTTGGTGCAGCCGTTCAGGTTTAACACTTCGATGTTTCTGCAGTTCTGTGCAAACGTCCTGGGAAACAGTCAAACAgtgaggagggagaaggggaatTACTCAAGAGAAGCTTCATTGAATAAATAAGAAGTCAGACGCTGGGAGTTGCTCAAGAGCCAATTAACAGAGTCATCTACAGGCCCTTGGGAGGTTGTTGTACAACTACtacatgtttcttttcttcttttttttttttacatgtcgCCTGCCTAAAGAACAAGTTGTATTTCTTTAAGTTGTAAGTCTAAGTAAGTTGCTTATAGAGGCGATGCAAATCTTCAAGTGAAGCCATGTGAATCAACAGACCAGGAGGTTTCATGTAAAACCAGAATTACATCACcacttcttttgttttttggtgtgtgtaCACAGTAAAGTAAGATTAAACAGAGTCACAAAAAAGAGTTTCTAGCATAGGGTCCCATGGGACTGAGCAGGGACTGAACTGGCTTAAACTTTAAACATAATCACACAGGGACTTTAAGTAAAAGCCAAATCAAAAAAAGCACTAATTATGTTGGTGTATGTCAAAAAGACAATGAGTATCTCACTTCATGGAGGCATCTCCCACGCTCAGGCAACCCCTGAGGCTCAGCTGCCTCAGGAAACCTCCACAACGCTTCGAAATGTTCTCCACCACCCGCCCCTGAGAGACAcagggtcagagagagagagagagagagagagagagagagagagagagagagagagaagagagagagagaagagagagagagagagaaatatgagTTGGGCCACAGGACAGAGGATCAGCTGTGACGTCACATTCGGCACCAAAGCCTACTGACCCAGCACTAAGCCTTGGGCTGGATATTGCTACtcaacaagcacacacattcacacacacacacacacacacacacacacacacacgcagcacaTATAggcaagtgcacacacacacaagcactgtCCACTCTgccctctcactcctctctttccctctctcatgAGCACACGCCTCACCTCTATGTCGGTCTGGAAGTTGAACAAGTCGATCTTCTGCCAGTTGCTGCCATCCAGGGCCAGGACATTCCAGGCCTGAGAGGGTGGCAGACAGGTtgtggacagagacagacaagtgGGTCAGACAGAGGTGGGGGAAGGTGACTGTTATCATAATATGTGGGAGAACCTCTAATATTCTGCACTACACTCTGTAGGTTTGTGTTCACTATGaagacttttttgtttctttcttcacaGAGCATGTGTAGCAGCTGGTGTTTTCACATCTTATACTTTGTCCACCTAGAATGTCCGAACTGTCAtgctttgctgcttttctctggtTTATATCACTATAAACTGGAAATAACCTGATCAGAAGCATTTTGACTGGACAAAACAGGATGCCTGAGGACATCTCCTTGGGCTGTCTAAAACAATATGGGTATTTTTTCCTGATTAAAGTCAAAAccactaatcaattaatcaagaaacGAAGATCAATCAGAACAATGGGTGAAAATGTAGGTACAAAGAACACCTGCATGAAGCTGAGCAGACATGAGATGAAGTACTCTAAAacatatagaaaaaaaatctaaattatgCTTTGTGCCTTGTCACACAGACATATTATACGTTGGAGCTGTTGGAAGAGAAGCAGCCACCACAGCTCTGCATTCACAGTCCACAAGTGCCAAGCCATTGTTATTATTCACAGATAGCTCATTCATAAATGGCTTTCAGCTGCAGTGCACTATGGCAAAGCACTGGTCCACTTACACATAACCAGCAGATGGCACTATATTATAGACATTTCTAGAGAATTCAACAATGGTGAACTGGTTTTAATTCAACCGAACCATCGTTTAGAATTACACGGAACGCgttgttttaaaacaataagTATGTTAGTCCACAGGGAGTGGCTTGGAGGTGTTGAGAGGGAAGCTACTTACCTTGGATACTTGGGCACATCTACAGAGTGTAACCACATCTAGATAGGAGAATATTctagaaagagagacaaaaaaaaaacacaggatgaGGAGTTTGTCTCGGTTCTCAGATAAAGACTTTCCTGTTAAACTTTTTACTTGGTTATCTTTCCTTTTGTGTTAGTGAACATATGTTTTTAAGTGTGTAGGAAAAAGAACAATCCCCTGTGTGTGGTTGGCAGCAGGAAAGCCCCACAGACAGGCAGTGTTTGAGCTGTGGGCCAGTCATCCACAAAGGGCTGCATGCAGCAGGCTACTGGGTCAGCTCAATCCATTAATCTGCCAATGAGTAATCTCTGGAACTCAGACAGGCAAGCCTGGGACAGATAGAtgaacatatatacatatacaggaGCGTGTACATATATATGAAATCAAACATGTGTTCCTCCTCTGAGCTCACACTGGTTAAATGGCCTGTTACTGTTCAGAGAAAAGCCTTAAAGGGACAATCTATACAATATTTCAGGCATTCAAAGAATTGTCATGGTGCCAAAGCTTTGAGTGCAGCTGGGGTCTGAATGTCCTTTTAACCCCAGGAAACAGGAGCTGACCATTGTTTCCTTCATAGTAGATACAGACAaaggctgtgtgttttgatgtgcgTTAGGCCGGGGCATGTTGGGACATGTCTGTATAATCTATACCGGAGTCTTGTGTCAGGAAGGACTTTGCATACAATCAACAAAGCGACGCAAAGACACCCTCACGCACATAGACACTTGCAGACACATGACACACAagcactctcacactcacacacgtcCAACACGTGGACACACGCAGTCCTTGAAATGATTGTGGGCCACCAGAGGAGCTGACCAATCAAGCAGGCGCTCATCGATCTCTGTTCTAATGACTGGTTAATGGCTGTGACGCTGATCATTGATTGACTGTCTGTTTTAATCAAACACAGCCTGACTTTCCATTATGTGTGAGAGAGGCTTTTTACCAACCACAGAAGAATTCTGTTAATCATACTCACAGGGAAGCAATCAATCAATCTGATCTGGTGAGTCCCGCTCCGAGTCCTGTTAAACTACAGAATTTGACTTAATAAAAGGATAACAGTTGAGTTCAGCTCTGAGTTTTTAGATGAAGAGAGGTTGCTGAATATAGACAGACTttaagaatgagagagaaaagacaacagacgggggggggggaggTGACATAATAGAGCCAATTTCAGAGGCACAAAATTGTGAATATCATATTTTTCTCACTTTACTACACACGAGGAAGCCCTAACGCTGcctctgaacacagacagaacagaaaataatttaatagCCTTTGATTGCGCTGTCAAATCCTGCCTGGGTATGCCCCTTTTTTCTGACATGGTACATAATAGGATTTTAATGGAGCATAGTCCCATTTGTTGACAAAACGTACACCTGGCCCTTCAAGCATGGCTAGATAAGAGAGAGTCGAGCCCTCACTGTGAGTCTGGGACTAGTTGCCATAGTAACTCCAGTCAGACATGAATttaggtggtggtggtgatggtggtggtggtggtggtggggagggtgCTGAGTCAGTGCTTCTGGGTAAGAGGACCCTGAACCACTCTGAACTCTCTCCGAGGCTTGTCTGTCAGACAAGGTTCCTCTATATCTCGgcacagttttcacagtttataTCCATGCTGCACTGGCCTAGATAACAGCTGTTTACAACGCACCAGCTGAACGGCAGGCACTCAGGTACTCAGACTCACTCACAGTGATACATTAAACATAAACAGTAATGCTAATGAGAACACTAATTATTCAAATGAACAGATTAATTAGCTGGTATCCCTGCGGCAACATGCCCACCAACACATACCACACGGGTACTCTTCTCTAGTGGTTACAAACTTTTTGTGAATGATGGCCcccataaaataaataaatcagatgtATGTCTGAAACTCCTCATCACAGgtcactgtactgtatgtctttgaGTTGTGAACAAAGGGTGGgtttctcctctccatcattTCATTTAGAGCTGCAACATTTAGTTAATTATTTGATAAGaagatcaacagaaaatcaactaTTTTTATAATCAAATAATGATTTAAGTCATGTTTCAGGGAAAAGCATGTAAACATTCACTGGTTTCTCTAATGGGAAgctttgatgcttttctttgtgtcatGCATAAGCAATGTGAATACTTTATCCTGCTCAAAGGGAATTTATCTTCCTGACGAACATATAATTCCAAAAGTGGAATAAATTAAAGGTACAACATGTGTGACTTTTGAGGCATTGTATTTAAAGGACTATGCACAGATGTATACCTGCATTTTAGAAATGCTACTTGGACAAAACAATGTCCCTCACTGTGTGCGACGGTGACAGGGcataacaaaattatttttttaaaaaaagaagttcCAGTCAACCCACTTTCCATGGTTTACAAACAAGATTTACTGCCATTACAATGAGGCTTCCTCACAGCTGACGTTGTGTAAGTGACCCATGTGACAGTAGGTCATGTGTTGGAGCTAGCCAGTGCATGcatgtacatgtttttttttctgaccacCAGTGAAAGTGTGCTGGTGGTAATGGGTGTACTGGTGTAGTCTCCGTGGAGacacagctggagcagcagaagAGCACAGCACTGCGGAATTCCCCACCAGCTAAGACAAGCTATTTATAGCACgcatacacagacatacagtttGCATAGGCCCAGGAGtgtttcacacatgcacacgtagacagacagacagaccccccaccccacccccccacacacacacgctgtgcTCAAGTGCAAAAATAACCAATCCACATCATCATGTGTCCGCAGAGGAACATGCAGGTGCATCCCTTTCTGatatacatgcacactcacacacacacaaatcgAATATGAATCAATCTGGTGGATGAACACGGGTGAGTGGACGGCTGATGTCAGATTTATGGGTCAcgctcagctgctgctgtgagacaAAATATTGGTCTGTAGGTCACACAGTTAACAGAACCTCATTTCAGACTAGTGACCAACATACATCATAGAACAGACACCTACAGTacacaacacacccacacacaactagtgacaaaacaaacataagcacacacactcccacacacagtTCAAGGCTGCTTCAGCTAATGAGTAACCCTGACCTAAGCCCTTGTCCCAGGgtatgttgtgttgtgtcttgtgtgtgtgtttgtgtgtgttggggagaGGTTCTGTATTATTAATCTTACCTAAGAAGAAGCTCTTTGGGGAGCTTCTTGTTAATGGGGGCTTCATCGCTGTTTGAGAACACCTGCCGAGACACAAGATAAACAGTAACattgagtgagtgtgtgtgtatgaggtgGTCAAGAGCaatcagacagaaacaagacacaAGCCGTTACAATGGCAACACAGGTCAAAACA from Lates calcarifer isolate ASB-BC8 linkage group LG3, TLL_Latcal_v3, whole genome shotgun sequence harbors:
- the fbxl2 gene encoding LOW QUALITY PROTEIN: F-box/LRR-repeat protein 2 (The sequence of the model RefSeq protein was modified relative to this genomic sequence to represent the inferred CDS: deleted 2 bases in 2 codons); translated protein: MNGITKGRFEVFSNSDEAPINKKLPKELLLRIFSYLDVVTLCRCAQVSKAWNVLALDGSNWQKIDLFNFQTDIEGRVVENISKRCGGFLRQLSLRGCLSVGDASMKTFAQNCRNIEVLNLNGCTKITDSTCLSLSKFCSKLKHLDLTSCVSISNHSLKALSDGCRMLEMLNLSWCDQITRDGIEALARGCIGLRALFLRGCTQLEDGALKHLQKHCPELTTINMQSCTQITDEGLVSLCRGCHKLQILCVSGCSNITDASLTALGLNCPRLKILEAARCSHVTDAGFTVLARNCHELEKMDLEECILVTDNTLVQLSIHCPRLQALSLSHCELITDDGIRALSSSTCGQERLTVVELDNCPLITDVTLEHLKSCHRLERIELYDCQQVTRAGIKRIRAHLPEIKVHAYFAPVTPPPSVHGGGQRLCRCCIIL